Below is a window of Bos javanicus breed banteng chromosome 6, ARS-OSU_banteng_1.0, whole genome shotgun sequence DNA.
TGGTTCACTCATTTAACTAACAGACGCAGTTACGTAGACTTCTGGAAGTTTCCAAGCTCATTTATAGAAGCAGATCAGTTGTGCTACTGTTAATCCACTGAGTTCAGGGTGAGTTCCCCCGGGTAAGAATATGGACATCTTAGAGGCTAAAAGGACTAAGCcaatcttttcagattcttttttttttttttaatgaaagaattaaaaaaaaaaaaaaacacgaggTTATAGAAACCTTGGTGAAGATTTACATAAAAACAAAGTAGTGTTTTTTAACATACCCAATATGACAGTGTGCTTGAAACCTCATTTTGGTGATAACCGCGTAGGTCCAAGAGtcactgtgtgactttgaggTCCGGCCACTTGCTTCTTGGCAACTCTGTGACAGGCTCCGGTGAAAACTCAAGTCACCTCCACTTAAGCATtggttttctttctaatttgcaAACGCGCAGGAACAGCTCCCAGAGTCTCCGGAGCCCGTCAACGACCAAGCGGTGTCGTGGGAAAAGCAGTCGCGGCCTCGGAACCAAAGCGCTGGTCTCCACCTGTCGGGGACAGCGTTTCCAGAGCACCggggggcagggccaggcccgTGGGGCTGGATTCACTGGTATCGATTAGAGCTGCCCGGGTGGCCGAGGACGTGCTCGGTCGCAGCTGCCAGACCATGCTGAGTGGAGTGTGCGCCCGACTCGCGTCAGCGCTGCGAGGGACACGCGCGCCGCCGTCCGCGGTCGCCCTGAGGTGTCTGCACGCGTCCAGCTCGCGGCCTTCCGCAGACAAGAGCGATAGGACGGAGAAACCGCCCCGCGCCTTCGACCAGGCCTTGCTGGAGTTCCTGGTGTGTCCGCTCTCCAAGAAGCCGCTCAGGTGAGATTCGCCCGCTGCGGGTTTTCCTTCGTGGCCTCAGTCGAGGGGAGTGGGCAGATAGACCGCATGGCCGTTTACAGCCATTGAGGAGTCTTTTAGGTGACTCTGGGTAGTCTTCGCTGCCATTTTTTGGACCTGGGCCCGCCAGCTCCCAAATCTTCCCTCTGCGGGGGGAAGGGAGACTGAAGACCAGAGGGGAACCGAGGCCTCTGAAGCCAACCGCCGACTCGCAGGCTTGGGTGAGGCGCATATAGATTAGTCACTCACTGGCTGCGCATTAGAATCgccagttgctgctgctgtgttcagtcgtgtccgactctgcgaccctttggactgtagcccaccacgcttctCTGCCTACGTAATGTTCCAGTCAGgaagagtggagtgggttaccatttcctcctccaggggatcttccccaccgaggGCTCGAACCCGTGTGCCCTGTCTCCTGCGTTGCTGGCAGATTTCCAGGCACCACCCAGGGCGGGgcgaatagggaggcctggaggcgGGGCCTGAGCAATTGTGTATTTTCCCAACAGGACCGCTAGTGTTTCTCACGTAGACCCAAGTTTATGAACTATTGGAAACCCAAGGCATTCAGATTTTTAAGCCAAGATGATGAAAAATGTAGTAGCCTCCAGATTCTTGGGAAAATGCCGTGTACGATCTTAAGCATGTAAACTACGTGTGCTGCCCTTTGGCTTTTAGTTCTCAActagttgtgtttttgttttgttttaaggccTTCTTAACCTTTAACCCAGAGTCTTGAGGGTAAACAGCCCTACTGTCTCAGGCtactaaaactgaacattcacaaCACTAGTAAACACCGAAATGTTATCAATAGCAGTCTTTGGGTGGTGGATTGCTAGTaatctttattttcatctttttcacttctctttctgaatatttttcataATGAACATATTGCTCATTCAGTTTTCTTAAACCTTGAAATTACCACTTGATCTGCTTTTTGGCTAATTTTGTAAATAGCACATTCGCAGACATAACATTCTGAAGTTTGCTCATTTTTGCCCTCTCTTTCTCAGACTTGtgtattttgatttttcagtGGTTTCCTTTTTAATGGGTCAATAAGGCTGCTCTATTAAGCATGTAAAAGGAAGAAGTTGAAATTTCCTCTAGTGTCTGTTCCAGTAGTAAATTAATGGGGATTgtttggggttgaaaagagtaatGAAGGACTATTTGGATGAAAAGGGCAAGATCTTTTCTgactggtatttttaaaaattaaggcataGCTTGaggataaagtgaaaaaaaaagagagagaaactgacTAAAATGGGAACAATTAAGAGATTTATTTTCTAAGAGAAATAGTACAATTGGCTATTactgcttttaaaatgaaaagccgTCTAATTCTGCTTTTCTTGGATTAACTCCATGTTTAGAATTGGATAAATGTTACTGTTTATTGAACATCAAGCTCTTCCAAGCATTTTGTTTTCCATgattcattttggttttttttccccctcagataTGAAGCATCGACAAATGAATTGATTAATGAAGAGTTAGGAATAGCCTATCCAATTATTGATGGGATTCCTAATATGATACCACAGGCAGCTAGGATGACACATCAAAATAAGAAGCAAGAAGAAGTGGAGCAGCATTAGATCATActtaaaaacaacacacacaactaaatattctaaataccacctaccttttaaaaagtcagagtGGCGGGTATTAAGTGGAGAAGAATGTTTCTGTCTCTTCCTATGCTGACTGTCCTGATTCCACTGGTATCTTTAGCAGGACTGTTTTACTCAGCCTCTGTGGAAGACGACTTCCCTCAGGGCTGCACTAGCACCACCAGTCTGTGCTTTTACAGTCTGCTCTTGCCGATTACCATACCTGTTTATGTGTTCTTCCACCTTTGGACTTGGATGGGAATTAAACTCTTCAGGCATAATTAACGCAGCCAGAGCCAAGATGGTATATTCTAAAGATATGCTTGAGTGCCTGTCTCTGAAGGCTCGTCTACATGGGAATACTGGAAACCCGCTTAATTTGCAGGAGAGATGCTTTGCCTAGCTTTCTGTCAGGGGTCTAGGGTCTATGAGAGGCTTAAGCTGCAGAGGCGTCTTTATTGTACTTTGGTTCTGCCCTTGTTTTTTGAAGGTTCTCATTTATACCTGGAGTATCAAAAGGAACATTACAAACTGTCTTTTTGGAAATTAACAGCCCCAACCATCACTTGATGGCTTATcccattcataatttaaaattactattttgaaattttatgtttattttagattAAAGGCTTTGGTAATGTCACATGTTAACGATGACTAAAATAATTCCGAAGGAGCTATGTTGGAGTAGTTGTAGAGAAATGCATTTGAACTAATGTGATATAAAACTATAGTAAAATGGAAATTTCATGGACTTGCCAAaattctgagtttttaaaatcaccatcatttctttggcatcaAATGCttacattaattttaataaaataataaataaaaagatattgaCACTTGCCATAAAGCAATTtgcagttttgtgttttttccccctcctttggTCACAAGAGTATGATTCTAAGAAAGGGGAAATGTAAAATAGTCTGAATTTCAAACTATAGGCTATGTTTAGAGAGACACTTAACTAACCCAAAGTAGAAAAATTTCCCAGGAAAATACGTGCTTCTGGGGGTAGAGATGGGGTTGAAAAGACTTGAAAATAGCTGATTATGTCCTAGAGTTTAATGTTATGCCTCACATTTCAGTTCCTTTTCCTGCCATGGACCTACTTAGCGATACAAGAGCATGAGCATTTGACATATTAATAGTTCCTGATTTTCCAGAACTTCCAACAAGGCTGATTAGTAACTATTTCAGAGGTGCAGCATGTTTCAGTAGTTACCCCAAAGAAACCTAAGAACTGAATATACTTTAATTGATTCTAAATAGACTCTTAAAGCAGTTTAACAGAAACTTGAGATAGTGATTCCTCTccttcaaaagaaaattaaaatgagtttAGATGTGTTTTCTAATGCGTAACTTCAACGTATATACTCTAGTACAagtcttgttttaaaaattactcttctGGCAATATACAAATAACACAGAAACTGAATGAGGGACCCATCCCTTCTGGAAGTGGTTTTACTCTTTAATTTGCTCCAAATTTCACTGTGGTCAGTGTAAATGAAACAATTCTGAGAAAACAAGCACTGTATTCTAAAAAGTCAATTTTAGCTTTTTCAAGCTAAGCATTTTACCGTATTAGAGGGAACTTGAGTAGCAAAGCCCTGGGGGACTATAGTATGAACTCCATCCTTTCACTAGTATTTATTTAGCAGTCATTTGTATAGTACAAACTATACACTAGGTACAATTCTAAACATATTACACATATAAAATCTCATAATCTAAGGGGTAGGTGGGTGATATaacaattttacagatgaggaaacgaaAGCACACAGGTTAAGTGATTTACCCAGAGTAACGGACAATAAGTTGAAACCACTCAGGAATGCAGTTTTGGTCTGTCTTCTGAATCACTGTAATAGTACTGCTTTATTTTGTGCAAACTCATCCTTTCTATTTTCAGGAAAAATAGAATGAGATATCAAAATGCTTGGACTCTAATTCTTAGTCAAGCCTGATGACCTTTGTGTTTTCCTAAGTATATTGTTGCACTGTAAACCCATCATGGAAATACTGCCTGATTCTTTCACTAATTGGAACTCTTCCCTACTCATTCCTACCCACAGCCCCAATAATGAGCTGACTTCACAATGGCAGGACCTCTTGCCTCCTCAGAGCCTCCCTGCTGTCCTCACTGCATCACTGACAGGGATCATCTTTAAGACCTATGAATAAGCTCCTTGCCACCAACTTTGTACGTGGGGATTTTCCACCCTGAGGGAGCAAGAAAGGACTTGTCATGACCTactttaccttttcattttcttccattcctgCAGAGTGGGCTTTTAAGGAAGCCTCTCTGAACTTCACATCCTGCCCATCTGTGACATGGAAATGAGACCAACTTTCAGGCCTGGTAGAGTTTTAAATGAGGCAGGAAATACAAAATTACCTGTTACAGCCACAAGCCATAGTAGATTCTCACTACTATGTGTAGTTATGGAGGGAAAGTCCTGTTCCCTTTTCTAAGTTTTGCCCAGCTTACTGAAATTCTCCATTTCTAAGTGGCTGCTGTTTTCCGCACAAGCCACTAGGTGGCACTCTCAGCCAACTCACTGGCAGGTAAGCTCTCAGGACACTGAAAGACTAGTTGGGACATTGAGCTAGATAGCCATATCCCACAAACTTAATTCACTCTCATGGCATGTACTGGACAGCCACGATAGCTGTAGTGAATCCTGACAAATGGAATAACCCATGCAGAGAGGGAAGTAGAACTGAAGACAGGAGGTGAGGAAGCAGCAGGGGTAGAAGTGGGATGAGACAAGGGTTCCAAGCAGAAGAAAAACCATACAAACATAGGACTGTGGCCTGTTGAGGAAACTGAGCTAGTCACAAGTGACTAGAACATGGTACATTGTATATGCAAGGCCGTGGTGGGGGACCAAGAGGCACATCAGGTTGGATTTTCGAACTAGAATAACCGTGTTAATGAACATTATtgcttgatttttaaattgtcttgCTGTATGCAGCTGATAAACActtcctagaaaaagaaaaaagaacatggaAATTTGCAGGGGTTTTGTGTGTTACAGACCCCTAAGGTGGCAAGTGCTCACATTTGCACTAATACAGTAGCCACCAGTCACATGTAGACACTGAACACTTGAAATGACTAAGGAATTTTAAATCTCAGTTAAATAGCTACAAATTATTGGACAGCATAGCTCAACACTTTTTCCCATTACTACCGATGAAAGTTTTCTCTCTTCAAAATTCAACAACTAAACCTTATCTACAGTAGGGAGTCCATCTTCTTCAGCAGTACAGATCTACTGAAGTTTCTGCATGTGTGCTAACTGGCTTCAGCcgtgtctctttgcaacactatggactgtagcctgccaggctcctccatccatagaattctccaggcaagaatactggagtgggctgccatgccctctctagggcatcttcctgacccagggatcaaacacgtttCTCCttagtcttctgcactggcaggcaggttctttaccactagcgccacctgggaagcccatctaggtCTCTAGCCTtacagaaagttctactggacagTGTTGGTCTAGATACAGGGAGACCAGCTGAGAGAGGACTGCAGTGATGggacaggagatgtaagagcctGAACTAAAGCACTGGCAGTGGGCTTAGAGGAAGATGAAAAACAAGAATTGTCAAAACCTGATATTTCTTAAATGTGGGGGTGaataagagggaggaagggaagatggTTGAAGGAGGTGTTAGTGGTACCATTTTAAGCTGCAGAATACAGGAAAGATGATCATATTCTTAAACATGTTGAGATGAAGGAGCTGAGAAGTATGCAGGCAGACACAGGCCACGTAGGAGAAATGGCTGTGGTGCTGTATTGTCAGTTCCTGTTGGACAGAGAGAGATCTGGGGATCATCAGCATGGACATAATAACTATGCCACAGCAACAAGAAGGAATATGTGTAGAGTGAGAAAAGATGACCAGACGAGCACTTAAGGTCAGGAAGTATAAGAGAAGCATGcaacatgtatactaattaaataattaaaaaaaaaaaaaacaacattcaaaaaactaagatcatggcatgcagtcccaccactttgtggcaaatagatggggaaacaatggaaacagtgagagactttaaaaaaaaaaaaaaaacttttcaagtgCATTCATCTGATTGTTTTCCAGAATATCTATGTtttgttatataataaatattttcaaacaaaatcaaCATGTATTAATGTCCTTAAACCATCCaggcttcattaaaaaaaaaaaagaaatgggaaagcaGCCACGAAAAAGAAAACCTAGCAGTTCATTAAGAGTTTTGAGGAGAAAGGAGTCAATCGTTTCAAAtgtgataaatatatttaagatagAAATGTGCAAGTTTCCATTGAAATTTGCAACAAAAAATTCATCTAGGTAACCAGAGTAATTTAAGAGGGAGAAGAATCACTTAAGCCCTGGACAAACTACCCAGACATTTATGAGAAAAAACTCTGCTGTCTCAATGCATTGTGTTTCTCAATGCACTTGTTTTAACAGCCTAATCTATATCATTGTCAATACATTTTACAAGCAAAAATAGGAATTCTAAAAAAGCAAGTAAACACACTGAACAGTCAGCAagatttttatgttaatttttaagttaattttatttctgaaaatatttcccAAAAGGGGTAAAGAGTGTGAGGTAGGTCAGCCAAATCCTCTCTTGTTGTTGATGGCTGCTTGGAGTGCTTCTTCTACTCTTTCCATTGTAGAATATTTAGGGAGGTAGAGGACACTGAAACATGTCTGTGCTCTTATGGGATCTTTTTCATTCAAATTTTCAGGACAGtgaaatgttattttcatattctttaaacCTTTTACTTGAATTCTGTCGGTTCCTGtaagaaacactaaaaaaaaaagaaaaatcagtgctATCTGCTTCACAGAAACCAAAATTTATATAGAGAAAATGTGTTTATTCAAAAACACTAATTGAGGGCCCATGTGCTTTGGACTGCATTGGGGGCCACTGTTAGGACAAAGTCTGAAAACAGTCACTGCCCTCAAGCAGCTTACAGTCTGGTTTGGAATATTAAATTATTGGGCAGGAAAAgacaaacagagaaaaataaaaagggtgTAAGACAGCTCATGGAATTAGTCCCTCATGAGTGTAAATGCTGTGGCAGAGCAGGGAGAGATTTAGGCTGGGATAACCGGGAGGACTTCCAGTTCAAAGACTGGAAAGGTAGGTTGGGTTTCTGGAAAAGTCTGGATACCTTTCAACATCCATGTTatccaaagaaaaaagaagataaatgtttCTCAAAAATAAGTAAGGAAATTGAGTAAGGAAATGAGAGAGGCAATCATTAAGTCTCAGGAaaagcactcagttcagttcagtcgttcagtcatgtctgactcattgcgaccccatagactgcagtacaccaggcttgcctgtccatcaccaactcccagagcttactcaaactcatgtccatagagtcagtgatgccatccaaccatctcatttctgtcgtccccttctcctccagtcttcgatctttcccaatatcagggtcttttcaaatgaatcagttcttcccatcaggtggccaatgtattggaggttcagctgcagtattagtccttccaatgaatattcaacactgatttcctttaggatggactggttggatctccttgcagtccaagggactctcaaaaatcttctcaaacaccacagttcaaaagcatcaattctttggcactcagctctctttatagtccaactctcatatccatacaggactactggaaaaaccatagccttgactagatggacctttgttggcaaagtaatgtctctgctttttaatacgctgtctaggttggtcataactttccttccaaggagtaagcgtcttttaatttcatggctgcaatcaccatctgcagtgatttgggagcccagaaaaataaaagtctgacactgtttccactgtttccccatctatttcccatgaagtgatgggacaggatgccatgatcttagttttctgaatgttgagctttaagccaactttttcactctccactttcactttcatgaagaagctctttagttcttcactttctgccataagggtggtgtcatctgcatatctgagattattgctatttctcccagaaatcttgattccagcttgtgcttcttccagcccagcgtttctcatgatgtagtccattaaataagcagggtgacaagatacagccttgatgtactccttttcctatgtggaaccagtctgttgccatgtccagttctaagaggtgcttcctgacttgcatacagctttctcaagaggcaggtcaggtggtctggtattcccatctctttcagaattttccacagtttattgtgatccacacagtgattAAATGGCAAATGACTATGCCAttgactttggcatagtcaataaagcagaaatagatgtttttctggaactctcttgctttttccatgatccagtggatgttggcaatttgatctctggttcctctgccttttctaaaaccagattgaacatctggaagttcacggttcatgtattgctgaagcctggcttggagaattttgagcattactttactagcatgtgagatgagtgcaattgtgctgtagtttgggcattctttggcattgcctttctttgggattggaatgaaaacagtccttttctagtcctgtggccactgctgagttttccagatttgctggcatactgagtgcagcactttcacagcatcatcttccaggatttgaaatagctcaactggaattccatcatcacctccactagctttattcgtagtgacgctttctaaggcccacttgacttcacattccaggatgtctgactccaggtgagtgatcacaccattgtgattatctgggttgtgaagatcttttctgtacagttcttctgtgtattcttgccacctcttcttaatatcttctgcttctgttaggtccctaccatttctgtcctttattgagcctgtctttgcatgaaatgttcccttggtatctttaaatttcttgaagtgatctctagtctttcccattctattgttttcctctatttctgtgcattgatcacttaggaatgctttttatctctccttgtattctttggaactctgcattcaaatggtgtatctttccttttatcctttgcctttcacgtctcttcacagctatttgcaaggcctcctcagacaaccattttgcctttttgcatttctgtttcttggggatggtcttgatcactgcctcctatacaatgtcatgaacctccatctatagttcttcaggccctctatcagatctaatcccttgaatctatttggtcaattccactatataatcataacggatttgatttaggtcatacctaaatggtctagtggttttccctactttcttcaatttaagtctgaatttgccaataaggagttcatgatctgaaaaGCAGTGCGTAGGCATAAAACAGATTGAAGTCTGAAGGTTGAGTTAAAACCATGGAGACAAGTGATAGTGTACAGCTTGGCTCATCCCATGGGGCCTGGGTAACTGAGTGATGATACAACTACAGGAGTCTCAATATTTAGCTCAAAGAAGCCAAATTTACAATAGGCAGAATTGAAAATGACTGGAAAAAATCaatattaccattttttttttatattgggaCAACCTATAAAGAACATTCCACTGGACTATGAGTGACTCTGACTTCACAGGCAAGTGATGCCTGTGAAGAACAAGATTTCCTTATCCCACAAAAAGGACACAAGAGTACAGACTTCCTCCTGATGTAACACTCACCaaggaattttttcttttcctccaaagTCAATTTGTGTAAAGCTTTCCAAAACATCACTATGGTGGGATGTGAACTGTCGTATCCATGTTCATAATGTGCATTctatagaaaaatgcaaaaaacacaatattcaagaaacaaatacaattttaatttaaaccACTCAGCCTTTATGATGTACCTTTTCAAATGTTTCCCAGTCGTAATCTGTATTTCCGATAATCACATCCTTGAGTTGTTCGGGATGGAAAAATTCAATAATCTCCTTGTCACACACTTTGTAAAATCCTCTTTGAAATTCCTCATAAACTGCCTTTACAGAGATGTTgaagatgtaattgacatacttAGAAACATAGTCTCTCCTTTAATGAAAcaaagaatgatttcagtttaCAGCAATACTCCAAACAAAACCGAGAGAGGGGTGAAAAGAATGATATAAATGGAGGAAGAGATGGTGACCTTGGGATCTGCCTGGTGACTGCTGCAGCACCTTCTCCAAATAAGGGGAAGACGGTCGCATGCACCATCTCCACACCACTGCTGGTGTGCAGGGCCCTTATTCTCAAAGAAGGATCCACAGTGCTACAAGGGGTTTAAGATCCACAGTGTACTAttattcagacttccctggtgcctctggGCACACCTGCCAGTTCTTTCAGGGGAAGGGGCCAGGCAATCAATAATTCTATGGACAAAATTGAGGTATACTGATTAAATATACCACAGAGCTAGAAATGTTCCATTTCTTGATCCGCATACTTATAACTTTGAACTTTTCTATATGTtataattcaaaatttttttaaataaagattttaagaaaaacacTGGGCTTTAGGCCAGAATGCTCACTAGATATTTCTTTGCCACTCTGACCAACTATCGGGAATATTCTATGATCCCAAACTCTATGGCTTTAAATGGCATCCCATAAGGTAATGGGAAGTCAAGATACCACAGTAAGATCTAATAATATTAACAAAACTAAGTGTCTGCTATGGACTGGGCACCACTGTGAACTAGGTACTGGACAAACAACAGTGAGCAAAACAGACCACGC
It encodes the following:
- the PYURF gene encoding protein preY, mitochondrial isoform X2, giving the protein MLSGVCARLASALRGTRAPPSAVALRCLHASSSRPSADKSDRTEKPPRAFDQALLEFLVCPLSKKPLRYEASTNELINEELGIAYPIIDGIPNMIPQAARMTHQNKKQEEVEQH
- the PYURF gene encoding protein preY, mitochondrial isoform X1 produces the protein MLSGVCARLASALRGTRAPPSAVALRCLHASSSRPSADKSDRTEKPPRAFDQALLEFLVCPLSKKPLRLMGNVTVEECGHHLNPLMNLRMNKSETTRNNALKYGEVPPTSTLFGLWCEKKIFTV